In Pseudomonas rhizosphaerae, one DNA window encodes the following:
- a CDS encoding urease accessory protein UreD has protein sequence MNLPVTSLPYTPSWHARLELGYARFGDSTRPTLRRHLGPLRVQKHLYAEGPEVCQHIIVHPPGGIAGGDRLDISAQVQANAWAQLTTPGAAKWYRALSPAYQSTELHVAAGATLEWLPQETIVYSAAQAELDTRIHLQGDARLFYWDIVAVGRPAAAERFDQGHFQSRLEIRRDGELLWHERQRIVGDDGLLDSAVGLGGKPVFATLLVTGEIDPALLERCRGLTTRVRGDLSQLPGLLVARCLADEALHARDWLIQLWTLLRPALLGREALAPRIWST, from the coding sequence ATGAATCTACCCGTCACTTCCCTGCCCTACACGCCCAGCTGGCACGCCCGGCTGGAGCTGGGCTACGCACGCTTCGGCGACAGCACGCGACCGACCCTGCGCCGCCACTTGGGCCCCTTGCGGGTGCAGAAGCATCTGTACGCCGAAGGGCCCGAGGTGTGCCAGCACATCATCGTGCATCCGCCGGGGGGCATCGCTGGCGGCGATCGGTTGGACATCAGCGCCCAGGTTCAGGCCAACGCCTGGGCGCAGTTGACCACGCCCGGCGCGGCCAAATGGTACCGCGCGCTCAGTCCGGCCTATCAAAGCACCGAGCTGCACGTGGCCGCTGGCGCTACCCTTGAATGGCTGCCCCAGGAAACCATCGTCTACAGTGCCGCCCAGGCTGAACTGGACACCCGTATCCATCTGCAGGGCGATGCCCGGCTGTTCTATTGGGACATCGTCGCCGTGGGTCGTCCGGCGGCCGCCGAGCGCTTCGACCAGGGGCATTTCCAGTCACGCCTGGAGATTCGCCGCGACGGTGAGCTGCTCTGGCACGAGCGCCAGCGCATCGTCGGCGACGACGGCCTGCTCGACTCGGCCGTGGGCCTGGGCGGCAAGCCGGTGTTCGCCACCTTGCTGGTGACCGGCGAGATCGACCCGGCTCTGCTCGAACGCTGCCGTGGCCTGACGACCCGCGTGCGCGGCGACCTGAGCCAGTTGCCGGGGCTGCTAGTGGCCCGCTGCCTGGCCGACGAGGCGCTGCATGCGCGCGACTGGCTGATCCAGCTGTGGACGCTGCTACGCCCGGCCCTGCTGGGCCGCGAAGCGCTGGCGCCACGGATCTGGAGCACCTGA
- a CDS encoding GNAT family N-acetyltransferase, with protein sequence MIRDATERDLPGICAIYNDAVLNTTAIWNEQPVDLANRQAWFEARRAQRYPILVAEEQGEVVGYASFGDWRPFEGFRYSVEHSVYIRNDQRGKGLGARLMQVLIERAREGGKYVMVAAIESGNQASIHLHERLGFTTTGQMPQVGIKFGRWLDLTFMQLALNPGAEPPQESA encoded by the coding sequence ATGATTCGAGATGCAACCGAGCGCGATCTGCCCGGGATCTGCGCGATCTACAACGATGCGGTGCTCAATACCACGGCGATCTGGAACGAGCAGCCGGTCGACCTGGCCAACCGCCAGGCCTGGTTCGAGGCCCGCAGGGCGCAGCGTTATCCGATTCTGGTCGCCGAGGAACAGGGCGAGGTCGTCGGCTATGCGTCGTTCGGTGACTGGCGCCCATTCGAAGGGTTTCGCTACAGCGTCGAGCACTCGGTGTACATCCGCAACGATCAGCGCGGCAAAGGCCTCGGCGCGCGCCTGATGCAGGTGCTCATCGAGCGTGCCCGCGAGGGCGGCAAATACGTCATGGTGGCCGCCATCGAAAGCGGCAACCAGGCATCGATTCATCTGCACGAACGCCTGGGCTTCACCACCACCGGGCAGATGCCCCAGGTCGGCATCAAGTTCGGCCGCTGGCTGGACCTGACCTTCATGCAACTGGCCCTCAACCCAGGCGCCGAGCCGCCCCAGGAGTCGGCTTGA
- the ureC gene encoding urease subunit alpha: MKISREAYADMFGPTVGDKVRLADTDLWIEVEKDFTTYGEEVKFGGGKVIRDGMGQGQLLAADVVDTLITNALIIDHWGIVKADVGLKDGRIAAIGKAGNPDIQPDVTIAIGASTEVIAGEGMILTAGGIDTHIHFICPQQIEEALMSGVTTMIGGGTGPATGTNATTCTSGPWHMARMLQAADAFAMNIGFTGKGNASLPEPLIEQVKAGAIGLKLHEDWGTTPAAIDNCLSVADQYDVQVAIHTDTLNESGFVETTLAAFKGRTIHTYHTEGAGGGHAPDIIKACGFANVLPSSTNPTRPFTRNTIDEHLDMLMVCHHLDPSIAEDVAFAESRIRRETIAAEDILHDLGAFSMISSDSQAMGRVGEVITRTWQTADKMKKQRGPLPEDAAGNDNFRAKRYIAKYTINPAITHGISHEVGSVEVGKWADLVLWRPAFFGVKPTLILKGGAIAASLMGDANASIPTPQPVHYRPMFASFAGSRHATSLTFISQAALDAGVPEQLGLKKQIAVVKGCRSVQKTDLIHNGYLPDIDVDPQTYQVKADGVLLWCEPAEVLPMAQRYFLF; the protein is encoded by the coding sequence ATGAAGATTTCCAGAGAAGCCTACGCCGACATGTTCGGCCCCACCGTCGGTGACAAAGTCCGTTTGGCCGACACCGACCTGTGGATCGAAGTGGAGAAGGACTTCACCACCTACGGCGAAGAAGTCAAATTCGGCGGTGGCAAGGTCATCCGCGATGGCATGGGCCAGGGCCAGTTGCTGGCCGCCGACGTGGTCGACACGTTGATCACCAATGCCCTGATCATCGATCACTGGGGGATCGTCAAGGCCGACGTCGGCCTCAAGGACGGGCGCATCGCGGCCATTGGCAAGGCCGGCAACCCCGACATCCAGCCTGACGTGACCATCGCCATCGGCGCCAGCACCGAAGTGATCGCTGGCGAAGGCATGATCCTCACCGCCGGCGGCATCGACACCCACATCCACTTCATCTGCCCGCAGCAGATCGAAGAAGCACTGATGAGCGGCGTCACCACCATGATCGGCGGCGGCACCGGGCCGGCCACCGGCACCAACGCGACCACCTGCACCTCGGGCCCCTGGCACATGGCGCGCATGCTCCAGGCCGCCGATGCCTTCGCCATGAACATCGGCTTCACCGGCAAAGGCAACGCCAGCCTGCCCGAGCCGCTGATCGAGCAGGTCAAAGCCGGCGCCATCGGCCTGAAACTGCACGAGGACTGGGGCACCACGCCTGCTGCCATCGACAACTGCCTGAGCGTGGCCGACCAGTACGACGTGCAGGTGGCCATCCACACCGACACCCTCAACGAGTCGGGCTTCGTCGAGACCACCCTGGCCGCCTTCAAGGGCCGCACCATCCACACCTATCACACCGAGGGCGCCGGCGGCGGTCACGCCCCGGACATCATCAAGGCCTGCGGCTTCGCCAACGTGCTGCCCAGTTCGACCAACCCGACTCGCCCGTTCACCCGCAACACCATCGACGAGCACCTGGACATGCTCATGGTCTGTCATCACCTGGACCCCAGCATCGCCGAAGACGTCGCCTTCGCCGAGAGCCGCATCCGCCGCGAGACCATCGCCGCCGAAGACATCCTCCACGACCTCGGCGCATTCTCCATGATCAGCTCCGACAGCCAGGCCATGGGCCGGGTCGGCGAAGTGATCACGCGCACCTGGCAAACTGCCGACAAGATGAAGAAACAACGCGGCCCGCTGCCAGAGGACGCCGCAGGCAACGATAATTTCCGCGCCAAGCGCTACATCGCCAAATACACCATCAACCCGGCCATCACCCACGGCATCAGCCATGAAGTCGGTTCGGTCGAGGTGGGCAAATGGGCGGACCTGGTGCTCTGGCGCCCCGCCTTCTTCGGCGTCAAGCCGACCCTGATCCTCAAGGGCGGTGCCATTGCCGCCAGCCTCATGGGCGATGCCAATGCCTCGATCCCGACCCCGCAACCGGTCCACTACCGGCCGATGTTTGCCAGCTTCGCAGGCTCGCGCCACGCCACCAGCCTGACCTTCATCAGCCAGGCGGCACTGGACGCCGGGGTGCCCGAGCAGTTGGGCCTGAAAAAACAGATCGCGGTGGTCAAAGGCTGCCGCTCGGTGCAAAAGACCGACCTGATCCACAACGGCTACCTGCCCGACATCGACGTCGACCCACAGACCTATCAGGTCAAGGCCGATGGCGTGTTGCTGTGGTGCGAGCCGGCCGAGGTGCTGCCCATGGCGCAGCGCTATTTTCTATTTTGA
- a CDS encoding urease subunit beta: MIPGQYQIQPGDIELNVGRRTLSLTVANSGDRPIQVGSHYHFFETNDALHFDRPATRGMRLNIPAGTAVRFEPGQSREVELVDLAGLRRVYGFAGRVMGDL, translated from the coding sequence ATGATTCCCGGCCAATACCAGATCCAGCCTGGCGACATCGAACTCAATGTCGGGCGGCGTACCTTGAGCCTGACCGTGGCCAACAGTGGCGATCGACCGATTCAGGTGGGGTCGCACTATCACTTTTTCGAGACCAACGATGCGCTGCACTTCGATCGCCCGGCCACGCGCGGCATGCGGCTCAACATTCCTGCCGGGACGGCGGTGCGCTTCGAACCGGGCCAGAGCCGCGAGGTGGAACTGGTGGACCTGGCCGGGCTGCGCCGCGTGTATGGCTTCGCCGGCCGCGTCATGGGTGATCTCTGA
- a CDS encoding urease subunit gamma: MDLTPREKDKMLIFTAGLVAERRLARGLKLNYPEAMALISAALLEGARDGQTVAQLMHYGTTLLTREQVMEGIPEMIPEIQVEATFPDGTKLVTVHQPIA, encoded by the coding sequence ATGGACCTGACACCCCGCGAAAAAGACAAGATGCTCATCTTCACCGCCGGCCTGGTGGCCGAACGCCGTCTGGCCCGTGGCCTGAAGCTGAACTACCCGGAAGCCATGGCGCTGATCTCCGCCGCCTTGCTCGAAGGCGCCCGCGATGGCCAGACGGTCGCGCAGCTGATGCACTACGGCACCACCCTGCTCACCCGCGAACAGGTCATGGAAGGCATTCCGGAAATGATTCCGGAAATCCAGGTAGAAGCCACCTTTCCCGACGGCACCAAGCTGGTCACCGTCCATCAACCCATCGCCTGA